The genomic region aggagaggggccagcaccgtgccctggggtgctccggtgctgctgatcacagtgtcagacgtggtgtccctcagcctgacatactgtggCCTGTCGGTGAGgcagctggagatccaagtgaccaggcaggggtccactcatatcctgttcagtttgtcctgaagcacaaggggctggatgatgctgaaggcactcgagaagtccaggaagagaatccttaCTGTGCCGCTTCCCTTATCCAGGTGCAAGTGGACTcggtgtagcaggtagaggatggtGTCCTCAACCCCAACACCTGCctgatatgcaaactgcagacagtcctgggcatgttgcacctggggtttgaggaagTTGAGGAAGAGCCGCTCCAACATCATGTGAAATGTGAAGTGAGTGTCACTGGTTGGAAGACATTCAGCTCACTGGGCCggttcttcttaggaactggTACAATGCATGAAGTCTTCCAGAGGGAGGGCACTCTCCAAAGCTGCAGGCTGAGGTTGAAGATGCGTTGTAGCGGTTCTCCCAGTTCAGACGCCCAGGTCTTCAGTATTTGAGGACACACCTTGTCTGGGCCTGCTGCTTTCCTGGGATGAACcttcctcagctgtcctctgacctggtccacagtgatgtatggaggaggttgtgttgaggtggTGGAGGAGGGGGCTGGTGCTGTGATGTCTGGGGATAGTAGCGATGGCTGACTTTACGTCTTTGGCTAGTCACCATTGCCGTCTTTATGTCTTTGGATAGTAACGGCTACTCTCTCTACTGCGCGGAGCTGATGGTCAACATGAAGGACGTTCCGAGCACAGAGCGGATGGTGCTGTGCAGTAAACAGTGGAAAATGATGACACAGAAGGAGAAGGACCTGTTCCAAAAACGCTGTGAGCAGGTCAGTACCAGCTAACCCATATCGGATTGGGTCAGTACCAGCTAATCTGTACTGGACCAGCACTTACAATGCTTTTGTTTTTCGTCTGTATGTGGTATTGACAGAAAAAGAAGCAGTACGACATTGACCTACAGAGGTTTCTAGAGGTGAGTTGTTTGAATGTTAAAATGGTTCAACCAGATTAGGTTTATTTGAGTCAGTAAGTTATTCAATTATTGATTGattaaattctatttttttttccagagtctTCCTGAGGAAGAGAGAGATCGTGTCATGATGGAGGAGAAATTGGGTGGGGCCAAGGTTGGAGTGGGCGGAGCATCCAGCCCAAACAGATCCAAGTCTCCATCTGTAAAGGTCTTAGCTTTGTTCTCCGTCCATGTCAGCGAGATGGCGCGAGGTCAGGTTCCAAACACTGAGCTGTTGTTTTTCCATTTAATGACAGGAGCACAGTCGAGAGGAAGAACCGGAGTCATGGGTGAACACTGGTCCCCAAAAGGAGAGGCGTGATGGAAAGAAGATTGCAAAGCTTCCAGAAACGCCAAAGACAGCAGAGGAGATGTGGCAGCACAGTGTGATTGGAGACTATCTGGCTAAATTCAGGGTGAGCAACAGCTTTATCTCTACTTCATCCTGATTGTCTTTGTACAGAAGTTTTCTTTTTATCTACACAACTAATTTCATTGAAATCATTATTCACATATTTCGATGACATAGTCATCAAAAGGtgcaatttaaataaataaataattgcagATGACCCAGAGTGTAAAAGCTCCCTGACACTTGCaagactttgatccgtgcacttgcaggCACTTCATTGTGACGatcacactgtgttcccagctcctcctcactttgtcagtatgatgagcatgtgatgatgatgtgatgatgacacaagccgaggctgagcgttaactggtcaaattgatgttgatgtctcactggaccaagaaccatcatttcaatctcgtcagagtttaaaagtaggatgttgctagacatccagcttttcactgctgcaagacaatcttctaaggattttatgtgaatgagattaccagcagttatcggcatgtataactgagtatcatcagcatagcagtgaaaggtaatcccaaaacaccgcaatatgtgcccaaggggtgctatataaagggagaaaaacagggggcctaagacggaccctgtggaactccaaatttcatgtcactaaggttagaggtagtgttactgtacaaaacatagtgagaacgactggtcaagtatgacgtcagccatgtaagagcactcccagtaatcccaaaatgattttccagcctatcaagtagaatatgatgatccactgtatcaaatgcagcactgagatctaacagcaacagaaccgtagtggtgtctgaatccattgtaaacagaagatcattcaccactttagtgagagccgtctctgtggaatgatattttctaaaagcagactgcagtggctcaaagagattattctcagtaagatagtctacgagctgccatgacaccactttttccagaattttagagcaaaatgataaatttgatatcgGTCAaaggtttttcaatacactagggtcaagataaggtttcttaagtaatggtttaatcactgcatatttgaaacatttaggaacagatccagaagttaaagaaagattaatattttccagcacagtcagcccaagagtggaccacaggtccttaaacagttttgttggtataggatcaaataaacaggttgtgctttttgttgacattacgagttttgtctgcatgcctagtgagatactatcaaatcctataaatcaatcaatcaatcaacttttttcttatatagcgccaaatcacaacaaacagttgccccaaggcgctccacattgcaaggcaaggccatacaataattatgaaaaaccccaacggtcaaaacgaccccctatgagcaagcacttggccacagtgggaaggaaaaactcccttttaacaggaagaaacctccagcagaaccaggctcagggaggggcagtcttctgctgagactggttggggctgagggaaagaaccaggaaaaagagatcgatcactaatgattaaatgcagagtgatgcatacggagcaaaaagagaaagaaacagtgcatcatgggaacccccccacagtctacgtctaaagcaacataaccaagggatggtccagggtcacccgatccagccctaactataagccttagcgaaaaggaaagttttaagcctaatcttaaaagtagagagggtatctgtctccctgatctgaattgggagctggttccacaggagaggagcctgaaagctgaaggctctgcctcccaatctactcttacaaaccctaggaactacaagtaagcccgcagtctgagagcgaagcgctctaatggggtaatatggtactacgaggtccctaagataagatgggacctgattattcaaaaccttataagtaagaagaagaattttaaattctattctagcattaacaggaagccaatgaagagaggccaacatgggtgagatatgctctctcctgctagtccccgtcagtactctagctgcagcattctgaaccaactgaaggctttttagggaacttttaagacaacctgataataatgaattacaatagtccagcctagaggaaataaatgcatgaattagtttttcagcatcactctgagacaagacctttctgattttagagatattgcgtaaatgcaaaaaggcagtcctacatatttgtttaatatgcgctttgaatgacatatcctgatcaaaaataactccaagatttctcacagtattactagagatcagggaaatgccatccagagtaacgatctggttagacaccatgcttctaagatttgtggggccaagtacaataacttcagttttatctgagtttaaaagcaggaaattagaggtcatccatgtctttatgtctgtaagacaatcctgcagtttagctaattggtgtgtatcctctggcttcatggatagataaagctgggtatcatctgcgtaacaatgaaaatttaagcaataccgtctaataatactgcccaagggaagcatgtataaagtgaataaaattggtcctagcacagaaccttgtggaactccataattaactttagtctgtgaagaagattccccatttacatgaacaaactgtaatctattagacaaatatgattcaaaccactgcagcacaatgcctttaatacctatgacatgctctaatctctgtaataaaattttatggtcaacagtatcaaaagcagcactgaggtccaacagaacaagcacagagataagtccactgtccgaagccataagaagatcatttgtaaccttcactaatgctgtttctgtactatgatgaattctaaaacctgactgaaactcttcaaatagaccattcctctgcaggtgatcagttagctgttttacaactaccctctcaagaatctttgagagaaaaggaaggttggagattggcctataattagctaagatagctgggtcaagtgatggctttttaagtaatggtttaattactgccaccttaaaggcctgtggtacataaccaactaacaaagatagattgatcatatttaagattgaagcattaaataatggtaggacttccttgagcagcctggcaggaatggggtctaataaacatgttgatggtttggatgaagtaactaatgaaaataactcagacagaacaatcggagagaaagagtctaaccaaataccggcatcactgaaagcagccaaagataacgatacatctttgggatggttatgagtaattttttctctaatagtcaaaattttgttagcaaagaaagtcatgaagtcattactagttaaagttaatggaatactcagctcaatagagctctgactctttgtcagcctggctacagtgctgaaaagaaacctggggttgttcttattttcttcaattagtgatgagtagaaagatgtcctagcttcacgaagggctttcttatagagcaacaaactctttttccaggctaagtgaagatcttctaaattagtgagacgccatttcctctccaacttacgggttatctgctttaagctacgagtttgtgagttataccacggagtcagacacttctgatttaaagctctctttttcagaggagctacagcatccaaagttgtcttcaatgaggatgtaaaactattgacaagatactctaactcccttacagagtttaggtagctactctgctctatgttggtatatgacattagagaacataaagaaggaatcatatccttaaacctagttacagcgctttctgaaagacttctagtgtaatgaaacttattccccactgcagggtagtccatcagggtaaatgtaaatgttattaaaaaatgatcagacaaaagggagttttcagggaatactgttaagtcttctatttccataccataagtcagaacaagatctaaaatatgattaaagtggtgggtggactcatttactttttgagcaaagccgatagagtctaataatagattaaatgcagtgttgaggctgtcattctcagcatctgtgtggatgttaaaatcgcccactataattatcttatctgagctaagcactaagtcagacaaaaggtctgaaaattcacagagaaactcacagtaacgaccaggtggacgatagataataacaaataaaactgttttttgggacttccaatttggatggacaagactaagagacaagctttcaaatgaattaaagctctgtctaggtttttgattaattaataagctggaatggaagattgctgctaatcctccgccccggcccgtgctacgagcattctgacagttagtgtgactccggggtgttgactcatttaaactaacatattcatcctgctgtaaccaggtttctgttaggcagaataaatcaatacgttgatcaattattatatcatttaccaacagggacttagaagaaagagacctaatgtttaatagaccacatttaactgttttagtctgtggtgcaattgaaggtgctatattattttttctttttgaatttttttgcttaaatagatttttgctggttattggtggtctgggagcaggcaccgtctctacagggatggggtaatgaggggatggcagggggagagaagctgcagagaggtgtgtaagaccacagctctgcctcctggtcccaacgctagacagtcacagtttggaggatccccaaaaaattggccagatttctagaaatgagagctgctccctctaaagtgggatggatgccgtctctcctaacaagaccaggttttccccagaagctttgccaattatcaatgaagcccacctcattttttggacaccactcagacagccag from Thalassophryne amazonica unplaced genomic scaffold, fThaAma1.1, whole genome shotgun sequence harbors:
- the LOC117506281 gene encoding nucleolar transcription factor 1-B-like yields the protein MRAYHEAHPDVNSDEHVRSVLTKAERQLKDKFDGRPTKPPPNGYSLYCAELMVNMKDVPSTERMVLCSKQWKMMTQKEKDLFQKRCEQKKKQYDIDLQRFLESLPEEERDRVMMEEKLGGAKVGVGGASSPNRSKSPSVKEHSREEEPESWVNTGPQKERRDGKKIAKLPETPKTAEEMWQHSVIGDYLAKFRVSNSFISTSS